From Clostridium sp. SY8519:
CCATCGGCATGTTTGCGGATTTCATTGATGACAGGGATGTGCAGCTGATTGGTGTGGAAGCTGCCGGCAGAGGAATTGAGACCGGAGAACACGCAGCGGCATTCGCGGACGGGACACCGGGCACGCTGCATGGCATGCGTTCTTATCTGCTGCAGGACGAAGACGGCAATATTAAGCTGGCCCATTCGATTTCCGCCGGACTGGATTACCCGGGCGTCGGACCGGAACATGCCTATCTGAGAGACAGCGGACGCGCCCAGTATGTGTCAATTACGGACGCGGAAGCCATGGACGCCCTGATGGAACTGACCCGGGTCGAAGGAATTATTCCGGCCATCGAGAGTGCCCACGCAATGGCCTATGCCTTCAAAAAGGCGAAGGAGATGACGATGGATCAGTCCATGATTGTCTGCCTGTCCGGGCGCGGAGATAAAGATATCAATACAATTGTCAATTATGTAGAAGGAAAAGGATATCAGAATTAGGAGAGTGTGTCATGAATCGAATTGAAGAAAAATTTCAGCAGCTGAAAAAGGAGCAGAAGAAAGCGTTCGTTACCTATATTACTGCAGGACTTCCGGATATGGAACGCTGCAAAGAACTGATCAAAGCCCAGGAAGAGGCGGGACTGGATGTGCTGGAACTGGGCGTTCCTTTTTCCGATCCGGTTGCTGACGGACCTGTGATCCAGGATGCTTCTTTCCGGTCCATCCAGAAGGGCACCTCTTTGCGAAAGTGTTTTGATCTGGTGGAAAAAGTCAGAAAAGAGGGCGTGGAACTCCCGATTGTTTTCATGATGTACTATAACACCATAACACACTACGGTCTGGAGGAATTTGCCAGAAAGTGCAATGAGACAGGCGTGGACGGACTGCTGGTTCCGGATCTTCCGATGGAAGAGCAGGGACCGTTAAAGGAAGTGCTGGGAGACCGGGACGAAACGATTTTGCTGCAGCTGGTTTCCCCGGTTTCCGCGGGGCGGATTCCGGAGATTCTTCAGGATGCCCGGGGATTTGTTTACTGTGTGTCTTCCATGGGAGTTACCGGTCAGGCAGCAGATTTCCACAAATCCGTTCTGTCCTATCTGAAGGACGTAAAGCAGCAGTCTTCGATTCCGGTGTTAATGGGATTCGGAATCCGGACGCCGCAGGATGTGGCACCAATGAAAGAGATCATCGACGGCGCGATTGTCGGTTCTCACTTTATCAATCTGATGGAACAGAACAATTACGACCTGGATACCGCACGGAATTATATCCGGGAATTTAAGGCGGGATTCTGATTGCGGAAGTCAAAGAAATAAGAACAGAAAAACCAGAGATTCCGGTTATTCCAGATCTCTGGTTTTTCTGTTGATATATTCTGCCTTGTATTTGGAGTAGGCGATTTTCTGGCTGGAGTACAGCCCGTAATAACCGGAAAGGGCGTAGCTTAAAGCAATGGCCAGCAGATAATAGGGCAGTCCCCGGAGCCCGAACAATTCGAAACAGATCAAAAGCGAAGCGATGGGGCAGTTGGTGACCGCGCAGAACATAGAGCCCAGTCCGACTGCTGCGCAGAGGGACGGCGACAGACCGAGCACTCCTGCAAAAGTACTTCCCAGGGCGGCGCCAATGATCATGGATGGAACAATTTCGCCTCCCTTGTATCCGGCGCCTAATGTGGCAACGGTCAGGATCAGTTTCAGGGCAAAGGCACCGGGAACCGCCGTTCCCGCGAAGCACCGTGCCAGAAGCTGGAGACTGATTCCGTTGTAATCCCTGGTTCCGAACAGAAGGGTCAGTGCAATAACCACACAGCCGCCTGCGGCAATGCGCAGATAGACATTCGGGAAGATGCGCTTGTATAATGCTTCAGATTCATGCAGAAGGATACAGAAGATGATGCTGACAATTCCGCAGATGACAGCCATCAGCGCGGTATACAGTGCTGTCGTAACGGTAAAGGAAGGCACCTGTGTGACTGTTAGCGGGATCGTCTGATCCAGAAAATGTGATGCGATGCCGTGGGCCAGCAGCGCGGAAATCGCGCAGGGAACCAGGGCGGCATACTGCATGATGCCCACACTGATCACTTCGATGGCAAATACGGTGGCCGCCATGGGCGTGCCGAAAATAGCGGAAAATCCGGCGCTCATGCCGCACATGATCAGAAGGTTTCTGTCTTTTTCGTCCAGATGCACCAGTTCGCCGATGGTGTTGGCGATGCTTCCGCCGATCTGAAGCGCGGCGCCTTCCCGTCCGGCCGAACCGCCGAACAGATGTGTAATCAGTGTACAGATAAAAATCAGGGGTGCCATCTGAGGCGGAAGCTTTTCATCGGAATGCACGGCGGAAAGCACCAGATTGGTGCCGGCATCTTTGTCATCCCGCATGACATGATAGAGCCAGGCGATGAGCAGCCCGCCCGCCGGAAGAAAATACAGCAGCCAGGGATGGGCCAGCCGCAGGGCAGTGGCCTTTGTCATCAGAAGAAAAAAGGCGGTTCCCACAAAGCCGAGAATCGTGCCCACAGTCACCGCCAGAAGGATCCACTTTCCGGAAACCCGCAGCTGTCTGCTGTACTGCAGCAGCGTCTTTTTCAGTGAATTCAGCATAGTTCCTCCTGTCAGATGCTGCTTAGGCAATCCAGCAGTCTGGTATTCATTTCCGGACTCATGACACAGAAGCGAATGTAGCTGTTATCCAGAAACGGGAAGGTGGAGCAGTCGCGGATCATCATTTTCTGACGGATTGCTTTTTCGAAGATATCCTCAGAAGTGACGCCTGGTTTTTTGATGCGGGCCAGGAGAAAATTGGCGGATGGTTCGTAAACCTTGTATTTGCCGGTGGCGGACAGCTCCTTAAACATCCGGCTGCGTTCCGTCTGGATCAGTTCCCGGGTTTCCCGGATGTAGGATTCATCGGAAAACATGGATTCTCCCGCGATTGCCGCCAGGGAATTGATCATCCAGGGATTCTTGTGGGTGTTGATGTACTTGATCAGATCCTGGTTGCCGGTGACGGCATAACCGAGCCGCAGGCCCGGGGCTGCGAAGAATTTGGAAGTACCCCGCAGGATAATGATATTGTTATAGTCTTCCGTCAGAGGGACGGAAGTGAATGCGTCCAGATTTTTCTCGAATTCGATGTAAGTTTCGTCCACCATGACAAAAATATGATGCTGCATGCAGGCATCCAGAATCCGCCGCATATCCGTGGTGCGTACACCGGTGGAGGTGGGGTTGTTGGGGTTGCACAGAATCAGCAGATCGGTGGATTCATTCAGTTCCTGTATGAATTCGTCGGTGTTTAACTGAAAGCCGTTGGCTTCTTTGAGCGGATAATAGTAGCAGGAAGCGCCTTCCATCGAGACGGAGCGTTCGTATTCGGAATAGGTGGGACCAACAATCAGGGCCCGTTTGGGATGACGTACCTGAATGATCAGGGAAATCAGTTCCGTGGTGCCGTTGCCGACAATGATATTGCCGCAGTCGGTGTCGCAGTAGGCGGCAATGCTTTTGCGCAGGGAAAGGTATTCCCGGTCCGGATAGGCGGTAATGGCGTCAATGTGATCTGTCAGTGTCTTCCGCAGCAGGGGTGACAGCCCCAGCGGGTTGACATTTGCGGAAAAACTGGTGATCTCTTCTTTGCGGATGCCGTATATTTCCTCGATTTTTTCCAGGTCGCTGCCGTGAAAGTGGTCTCTGTGTTTCAGTTTCATAGGTTC
This genomic window contains:
- the trpA gene encoding tryptophan synthase subunit alpha is translated as MNRIEEKFQQLKKEQKKAFVTYITAGLPDMERCKELIKAQEEAGLDVLELGVPFSDPVADGPVIQDASFRSIQKGTSLRKCFDLVEKVRKEGVELPIVFMMYYNTITHYGLEEFARKCNETGVDGLLVPDLPMEEQGPLKEVLGDRDETILLQLVSPVSAGRIPEILQDARGFVYCVSSMGVTGQAADFHKSVLSYLKDVKQQSSIPVLMGFGIRTPQDVAPMKEIIDGAIVGSHFINLMEQNNYDLDTARNYIREFKAGF
- a CDS encoding chloride channel protein; translated protein: MLNSLKKTLLQYSRQLRVSGKWILLAVTVGTILGFVGTAFFLLMTKATALRLAHPWLLYFLPAGGLLIAWLYHVMRDDKDAGTNLVLSAVHSDEKLPPQMAPLIFICTLITHLFGGSAGREGAALQIGGSIANTIGELVHLDEKDRNLLIMCGMSAGFSAIFGTPMAATVFAIEVISVGIMQYAALVPCAISALLAHGIASHFLDQTIPLTVTQVPSFTVTTALYTALMAVICGIVSIIFCILLHESEALYKRIFPNVYLRIAAGGCVVIALTLLFGTRDYNGISLQLLARCFAGTAVPGAFALKLILTVATLGAGYKGGEIVPSMIIGAALGSTFAGVLGLSPSLCAAVGLGSMFCAVTNCPIASLLICFELFGLRGLPYYLLAIALSYALSGYYGLYSSQKIAYSKYKAEYINRKTRDLE
- a CDS encoding histidinol-phosphate transaminase, which translates into the protein MKLKHRDHFHGSDLEKIEEIYGIRKEEITSFSANVNPLGLSPLLRKTLTDHIDAITAYPDREYLSLRKSIAAYCDTDCGNIIVGNGTTELISLIIQVRHPKRALIVGPTYSEYERSVSMEGASCYYYPLKEANGFQLNTDEFIQELNESTDLLILCNPNNPTSTGVRTTDMRRILDACMQHHIFVMVDETYIEFEKNLDAFTSVPLTEDYNNIIILRGTSKFFAAPGLRLGYAVTGNQDLIKYINTHKNPWMINSLAAIAGESMFSDESYIRETRELIQTERSRMFKELSATGKYKVYEPSANFLLARIKKPGVTSEDIFEKAIRQKMMIRDCSTFPFLDNSYIRFCVMSPEMNTRLLDCLSSI